A single Methylobacterium sp. 17Sr1-1 DNA region contains:
- a CDS encoding DEAD/DEAH box helicase: MPFPALPAPLAKALADRGYEDPTPVQAAVLEPETEGRDLVVSAQTGSGKTVAYGLALARTLLGDAEMLPAPGAPLALVIAPTRELALQVHRELSWLYGPAGARVVSCVGGMDPRRESRWLADGAHIVVGTPGRLRDHLERRNLDPTQLRAAVLDEADEMLDLGFREDLEFILGTTPAERRTLLFSATLPKPIVALAEAYQRDAMRIAVVGETKAHADIEYRAFRILPRETELVVVNTLRQIEARTAIVFCNTRNSVRHLQAVLTERGFQAVALSGELGQGERNAALQALRDGRARVCVATDVAARGIDLPGLGLVIHAELPNDSEVMQHRSGRTGRAGRKGISVLLVPPSRRRRAEELMVRANVVPVWSGPPPADEIRALDQERLLQDPLVTDEVSDEDRAMAQSLLAQRSAEDLAAALVRAYRSRLPSPEEVTDPGFATGRGVTPRRETTARDAPRAPFGSSVWFRLNVGRRDNADPRRLLPMLCRRGDVTREEIGAIRIFDRETKFEVRGGAAERFAHTFPRTGPADLQVEALAGGEAEVPPRQQRQPRRNYARRG, translated from the coding sequence GTGCCTTTTCCTGCTCTGCCCGCCCCGCTCGCCAAGGCCCTCGCCGACCGCGGCTACGAAGACCCGACGCCGGTCCAGGCCGCCGTCCTCGAGCCCGAGACCGAGGGGCGCGACCTCGTCGTCTCGGCCCAGACCGGCTCCGGCAAGACCGTCGCCTACGGCCTCGCGCTCGCCCGTACGCTCCTCGGCGACGCCGAGATGCTGCCCGCGCCCGGCGCCCCGCTCGCGCTGGTGATCGCGCCGACCCGTGAGCTGGCGCTCCAGGTCCACCGCGAATTGTCCTGGCTCTACGGGCCGGCCGGCGCCCGCGTCGTGTCCTGCGTCGGCGGCATGGATCCGCGGCGTGAGAGCCGCTGGCTGGCGGACGGCGCCCACATCGTGGTCGGCACCCCGGGCCGCCTGCGCGACCACCTGGAGCGGCGCAACCTCGATCCCACGCAATTGCGCGCCGCGGTTCTCGACGAGGCCGACGAGATGCTGGATCTCGGCTTCCGCGAGGACCTGGAATTCATCCTCGGCACCACGCCGGCCGAGCGGCGCACGCTGCTGTTCTCCGCGACCCTGCCGAAGCCCATCGTGGCGCTCGCCGAGGCCTACCAGCGCGACGCGATGCGCATCGCGGTGGTCGGCGAGACCAAGGCCCACGCCGACATCGAGTACCGCGCCTTCCGCATCCTGCCGCGGGAGACCGAGCTCGTGGTGGTCAACACCCTGCGCCAGATCGAGGCGCGCACCGCCATCGTGTTCTGCAACACCCGCAATTCCGTGCGCCACCTCCAGGCGGTGCTGACCGAGCGCGGCTTCCAGGCGGTGGCCCTGTCGGGCGAACTCGGCCAGGGCGAGCGCAACGCGGCGCTCCAGGCCCTGCGCGACGGCCGCGCCCGGGTCTGCGTCGCCACCGACGTCGCCGCCCGCGGCATCGATCTGCCGGGTCTGGGCCTCGTCATCCACGCCGAATTGCCCAACGATTCCGAGGTGATGCAGCACCGCTCGGGCCGCACCGGTCGGGCCGGGCGCAAGGGCATCAGCGTGCTGCTGGTGCCGCCGTCGCGCCGCCGCCGCGCCGAGGAGCTGATGGTGCGGGCGAACGTGGTGCCGGTGTGGTCCGGCCCGCCGCCGGCCGACGAGATTCGCGCCCTCGACCAGGAGCGCCTGCTCCAGGATCCCCTCGTCACCGACGAGGTGAGCGACGAGGATCGCGCCATGGCCCAGTCGCTGCTCGCCCAGCGCTCGGCCGAGGACCTCGCCGCCGCCCTGGTGCGGGCCTACCGCTCGCGCCTGCCCTCGCCCGAGGAGGTCACCGATCCGGGCTTCGCCACCGGCCGCGGCGTGACGCCCCGGCGCGAGACCACGGCCCGGGACGCCCCGCGCGCGCCGTTCGGCTCGAGCGTGTGGTTCCGCCTCAACGTCGGCCGGCGCGACAACGCCGACCCGCGCCGCCTGCTGCCGATGCTGTGCCGCCGCGGCGACGTGACCCGCGAGGAGATCGGCGCGATCCGCATCTTCGACCGCGAGACCAAGTTCGAGGTCCGCGGCGGCGCCGCCGAGCGCTTCGCCCACACCTTCCCGCGCACCGGCCCGGCCGACCTCCAAGTCGAGGCCCTGGCCGGCGGCGAGGCCGAGGTGCCGCCGCGCCAGCAGCGCCAGCCCCGTCGCAACTACGCCCGGCGGGGGTGA
- a CDS encoding ABC transporter substrate-binding protein, which yields MPFLRRAVGALAVVLGLATSANAETGEVRFTRQPGLIYMPMVLAEQQRLVEKHVAAAGLGDVKVSWVTLTSGGASVDALISGNVDFVTSGATNLLLAWDRTRGEVKGLAASAGAPMLLVTRNPAVKTLADFSAKDRIAVPTVKVSAQAVMLQIAAERQFGEAGRNKLDAITIQLGHPDAVGALLGGTSEVNSHFSLPPYQQIELKDPKIHVVLNSYDVVGGPLSNAIVFGRGKFMEQNPKTTAAVLAAIDEANALIRDDPKRAAELYLGATKEKFEPDELVAMMKQPGVVFSTTPYGTMLQAEHLAKAGVLKNRPKEWKDFFYKAVHGQPGT from the coding sequence ATGCCGTTCCTCAGGCGCGCCGTCGGCGCGCTGGCCGTCGTCCTCGGCCTCGCCACCTCCGCAAACGCCGAGACCGGCGAGGTCCGCTTCACCCGCCAGCCCGGCCTGATCTACATGCCGATGGTGCTGGCCGAGCAGCAGCGCCTGGTCGAGAAGCACGTCGCGGCGGCCGGCCTCGGCGACGTGAAGGTGAGCTGGGTCACGCTGACCAGCGGCGGCGCCTCGGTCGACGCGCTGATCTCCGGCAACGTCGATTTCGTCACCAGCGGCGCCACCAACCTGCTGCTCGCCTGGGACCGCACGCGGGGCGAGGTGAAGGGGCTCGCCGCCTCGGCCGGCGCGCCGATGCTGCTCGTCACCCGCAACCCGGCGGTGAAGACGCTCGCCGACTTCTCGGCCAAGGACCGGATCGCGGTGCCGACCGTGAAGGTCTCGGCCCAGGCCGTGATGCTGCAGATCGCCGCCGAGCGCCAGTTCGGCGAGGCCGGCCGCAACAAGCTCGACGCGATCACGATCCAGCTCGGCCACCCCGACGCGGTCGGCGCGCTGCTCGGCGGCACCAGCGAGGTCAACAGCCACTTCTCGCTGCCGCCCTACCAGCAGATCGAGCTGAAGGACCCGAAGATCCACGTCGTGCTCAACTCCTACGACGTGGTCGGGGGGCCGTTGAGCAACGCCATCGTGTTCGGCCGCGGCAAGTTCATGGAGCAGAACCCGAAGACCACCGCCGCGGTGCTCGCCGCCATCGACGAGGCCAACGCGCTGATCCGCGACGACCCGAAGCGGGCGGCCGAGCTCTATCTCGGGGCGACCAAGGAGAAGTTCGAGCCCGACGAGCTCGTCGCGATGATGAAGCAGCCCGGCGTCGTGTTCTCGACCACGCCCTACGGCACGATGCTGCAGGCCGAGCACCTGGCGAAGGCCGGGGTGCTGAAGAACCGGCCGAAGGAGTGGAAGGACTTCTTCTACAAGGCGGTGCACGGCCAGCCGGGCACCTGA
- a CDS encoding MDR family MFS transporter, with translation MTTSRTTRRPLVIAAVMAAMAMVAIEATIISTAMPGIVGELGGLSLYAWVFSGFLLTQTAATIVFGKLADIHGRKPVLLTGIAVFLAASVLCGFAWSMPAMIAFRLIQGIGAGAIQPVALTIVGDLYTAQERGRIQGFLASVWAISAVVGPVAGGFIIAHASWSWIFWINLPVGLVASGLFIAFLHEGERRERRPVDAAGAALFTLTVAALMVALTEAGEARWRVVGIAAGLGLVAAVLLAFQERRAREPVIDASLWRRRPIAAANGTSLLAGMALIGLTTFLPMYVQGVLGQTPIVAGMALTVMVLGWPMGATLAARSLHRFSLRRILITGSLMLPLGAIAIVTLQPGSHPAQAGIGSLVMGFGMGLVSNASLMLIQEIVPWTQRGSATASNIFSRNLGSTLGATVFGAVLNHGLAASGSTVTADSLQQALAAGGLPGEAETVRQVLQHALHQTFWAVLLFSAAAFATALLVPHITLGRAREVPAE, from the coding sequence ATGACGACCTCCCGGACGACGCGCCGTCCCCTCGTGATCGCCGCCGTCATGGCCGCGATGGCGATGGTGGCGATCGAGGCGACGATCATCTCCACGGCGATGCCTGGCATCGTCGGCGAGCTCGGCGGGCTGTCGCTCTACGCCTGGGTCTTCTCCGGCTTCCTCCTCACCCAGACCGCCGCCACGATCGTGTTCGGCAAGCTCGCCGACATCCATGGCCGCAAGCCCGTGCTGCTCACTGGCATCGCGGTGTTCCTCGCGGCCTCGGTGCTGTGCGGCTTCGCCTGGTCGATGCCGGCGATGATCGCGTTCCGGCTGATCCAGGGCATCGGCGCGGGGGCCATCCAGCCCGTCGCGCTCACCATCGTGGGCGACCTCTACACCGCGCAGGAGCGCGGGCGGATCCAGGGCTTCCTCGCCAGCGTCTGGGCGATCTCGGCGGTGGTCGGGCCGGTGGCGGGCGGCTTCATCATCGCGCACGCCTCGTGGTCGTGGATCTTCTGGATCAACCTGCCGGTCGGCCTCGTCGCCTCGGGCCTGTTCATCGCCTTCCTGCACGAGGGCGAGCGGCGCGAGCGCCGGCCGGTCGATGCGGCGGGCGCGGCCCTGTTCACCCTCACGGTGGCGGCCCTGATGGTGGCGCTGACCGAGGCCGGCGAGGCGCGCTGGCGGGTCGTCGGCATCGCCGCCGGGCTCGGCCTCGTGGCGGCCGTGCTGCTGGCCTTCCAGGAGCGCCGGGCACGGGAGCCAGTGATCGACGCCTCGCTGTGGCGCCGCCGGCCGATCGCCGCCGCCAACGGCACCTCGCTCCTCGCCGGCATGGCGCTCATCGGGCTCACCACCTTCCTGCCGATGTACGTGCAGGGCGTGCTCGGGCAGACGCCGATCGTCGCCGGCATGGCGCTCACGGTCATGGTGCTCGGCTGGCCGATGGGCGCGACGCTGGCGGCGCGCTCCTTGCACCGCTTCAGCCTGCGCCGCATCCTGATCACCGGCAGCCTGATGCTGCCGCTCGGCGCCATCGCCATCGTGACGCTGCAGCCCGGCAGCCACCCGGCCCAGGCCGGAATCGGCTCGCTGGTCATGGGCTTCGGCATGGGGCTGGTCAGCAACGCGTCCCTGATGCTGATCCAGGAGATCGTGCCCTGGACCCAGCGCGGCAGCGCCACCGCCTCGAACATCTTCTCGCGCAACCTTGGCAGCACGCTCGGCGCCACGGTGTTCGGCGCGGTGCTCAACCACGGGCTCGCGGCCTCGGGCAGCACCGTCACGGCGGACAGCCTGCAGCAGGCGCTCGCGGCGGGCGGCCTGCCGGGCGAGGCCGAGACCGTGCGCCAGGTCCTGCAGCATGCCCTGCACCAGACCTTCTGGGCGGTGCTGCTGTTCTCCGCGGCGGCCTTCGCCACCGCGCTCCTCGTGCCGCACATCACCCTCGGGCGCGCCCGCGAGGTACCGGCGGAGTGA
- a CDS encoding Lrp/AsnC family transcriptional regulator, whose amino-acid sequence MDEFDRKILLCLQENAAESLEAIAARVGLSASPCWRRIQKLEAQGVIQRRVALLDPDRMRVGVTVFVSVRTNRHTADWAERFCAAVVTIPEVVEFYRMSGETDYLLRIVVPDIAAYDRVYKRLIQSVDLYDVSSAFAMERIKYTTALPVTYAE is encoded by the coding sequence GTGGACGAGTTCGACCGAAAAATCCTGTTGTGCCTGCAGGAGAACGCGGCCGAATCGCTCGAGGCGATCGCCGCCCGGGTCGGCCTGTCGGCCTCGCCGTGCTGGCGGCGGATCCAGAAGCTGGAGGCGCAAGGGGTGATCCAGCGCCGCGTGGCGCTCCTCGATCCCGACCGGATGCGGGTCGGCGTCACGGTGTTCGTCTCGGTGCGCACCAACCGCCACACCGCCGACTGGGCCGAGCGCTTCTGCGCCGCCGTGGTCACGATCCCGGAAGTGGTCGAGTTCTACCGCATGAGCGGCGAAACCGATTACCTCTTGCGCATCGTCGTGCCCGACATCGCCGCCTACGACCGGGTCTACAAGCGGCTGATCCAGTCGGTCGACCTCTACGACGTCAGTTCGGCCTTCGCCATGGAGCGGATCAAGTACACGACGGCACTGCCGGTGACTTACGCGGAGTGA
- a CDS encoding TIGR00730 family Rossman fold protein produces MRTVCVYCGSGFGTDPVFEATARALGRHLAEAGIALVYGGGNVGLMGTVARAVLDHGGHVTGIIPDFLKSRERMLDDVQETIVVSDMHTRKKLMFDRSDAFVALPGGIGTLEELVEQMTWSQLGQHAKPILLLSVAGFWAPFLALLDHMRRTGFIREGLDLSYLVTEAPDQVVPMLREAVRKAAPRPEAEALIEEKF; encoded by the coding sequence ATGCGGACGGTTTGCGTGTATTGCGGTTCGGGGTTCGGCACCGATCCGGTCTTCGAGGCGACGGCGCGGGCGCTGGGGCGCCACCTGGCCGAGGCCGGCATCGCGCTCGTCTATGGCGGCGGCAATGTCGGGCTGATGGGCACGGTGGCGCGGGCGGTGCTCGACCATGGCGGTCACGTCACCGGCATCATCCCGGATTTTCTCAAGTCGCGCGAGCGGATGCTCGACGACGTGCAGGAGACCATCGTGGTCTCCGACATGCACACCCGCAAGAAGCTGATGTTCGACCGCTCCGACGCCTTCGTGGCCCTGCCGGGCGGCATCGGCACCCTGGAGGAGCTGGTCGAGCAGATGACCTGGTCGCAGCTCGGCCAGCACGCCAAGCCGATCCTGCTGCTCTCGGTGGCCGGCTTCTGGGCGCCGTTCCTCGCCCTCCTCGACCACATGCGCCGCACCGGCTTCATCCGCGAGGGGCTGGACCTCAGCTACCTTGTGACCGAGGCGCCGGACCAGGTGGTGCCGATGCTGCGCGAGGCGGTGCGCAAGGCGGCGCCGCGGCCGGAGGCCGAGGCGCTGATCGAGGAGAAGTTCTGA
- a CDS encoding tyrosine recombinase XerC, with protein MSDPTPGAEPADLLLPGAPDVRAAAITWLEGLAAERRLSPNTVEAYRRDLRQFLAHLVRQGTNPDIPALVRLKPRDLRGFMAARRQEGVGGRSLMRGLAGLRSFARHLDREGHGSVAALSAIRSPKVERRLPRPLPVAAAIAMASPDIRAGEERPAWVLARDAAVLALLYGSGLRISEALGLTRRDAPVDGIDAVTVVGKGQKTRSVPVIPQVQAAVAEYLKLCPYALPAEGPLFVGAKGGPLSPRIVQLAVASMRGALGLPDTATPHALRHSFASHLLGRQGDLRAIQELLGHASLATTQVYTKVDAARLLDAFDSAHPRARAS; from the coding sequence ATGAGCGACCCGACCCCCGGCGCCGAACCCGCCGACCTGCTGCTGCCCGGCGCGCCCGACGTGCGGGCGGCGGCGATCACTTGGCTCGAAGGGCTGGCCGCGGAGCGGCGGCTGTCGCCCAACACCGTCGAGGCCTATCGGCGCGACCTGCGCCAGTTCCTCGCCCATCTGGTCCGTCAGGGGACGAATCCCGACATCCCGGCCCTGGTCCGGCTGAAGCCCCGCGACCTGCGCGGCTTCATGGCGGCGCGGCGGCAGGAGGGCGTCGGCGGGCGCAGCCTGATGCGGGGGTTGGCCGGCCTGCGCTCCTTCGCCCGCCACCTCGACCGCGAGGGGCACGGCAGCGTCGCGGCGCTCAGTGCGATCCGCTCCCCCAAGGTCGAGCGGCGCCTGCCCCGCCCGCTCCCCGTCGCCGCGGCCATCGCGATGGCGAGCCCCGACATCCGCGCCGGCGAGGAGCGCCCGGCCTGGGTGCTGGCCCGCGACGCCGCGGTGCTGGCCCTCCTCTACGGCTCGGGCCTGCGCATCTCGGAGGCGCTCGGCCTCACGCGGCGCGACGCGCCGGTCGACGGGATCGATGCCGTGACGGTGGTCGGCAAGGGCCAGAAGACCCGCAGCGTGCCGGTGATCCCCCAGGTCCAGGCCGCGGTGGCGGAGTACCTGAAGCTCTGCCCCTACGCGCTGCCGGCGGAGGGCCCGCTCTTCGTCGGCGCCAAGGGCGGTCCGCTCTCGCCGCGCATCGTGCAGCTCGCCGTCGCGTCGATGCGCGGGGCGCTCGGCCTGCCCGACACCGCGACGCCGCACGCGCTCCGCCACTCCTTCGCCAGCCACCTGCTCGGCCGCCAGGGCGACCTGCGGGCGATCCAGGAACTCCTGGGTCACGCCTCCCTGGCGACGACGCAGGTCTACACCAAGGTCGATGCCGCCCGCCTGCTCGACGCGTTCGACTCGGCGCATCCGCGGGCGCGCGCCTCCTGA
- a CDS encoding DUF6356 family protein: MSKLSFSEHPASVGETYVEHMGVATSFGLSMIAGGLACLVHGILPFAFTSTGSRTIIRLHDRMVANRSRAAQARTGSAVSA, from the coding sequence ATGTCGAAGCTGTCCTTCTCCGAGCACCCGGCTTCCGTCGGCGAGACCTATGTCGAGCATATGGGTGTCGCCACCAGCTTCGGCCTCAGCATGATCGCCGGCGGCCTCGCCTGCCTGGTGCACGGCATTCTACCCTTCGCCTTCACCAGCACCGGCTCGCGCACGATCATCCGCCTGCACGACCGCATGGTGGCGAACCGTAGCCGCGCCGCGCAGGCTCGGACCGGCTCCGCCGTCTCGGCCTGA
- the cysS gene encoding cysteine--tRNA ligase, with the protein MASLLRLYNTLSRAKEPLRPIDSGRVRMYACGPTVYDAAHIGNARPLIVFDLLFRLLRHVYGAEAVTYARNVTDVDDKINARAAERGITIRELTDGTLAQFHDDIRRLGILLPDDVNVAGQPPAMIEPRATDHIVEMTALIDRLVAAGHAYVAEDHVLFDVPSMPDYGALSRRPLDEMEAGARVDVAPYKRSPLDFVLWKPSKPGEPSWPSPGGIAVPGRPGWHIECSAMAWKHLGETFDIHAGGIDLVFPHHENEVAQSRCCFNTPVMANIWLHNGFLQVEGEKMSKSLGNFVTLREVLADWPGEVVRLAMLRTHYRQPIDWTLRGLDEASRTLDRWYDAAGDASPGPAPDSVLEPLLDDLNTPAALGEVHRLDDPAALRAGAGLLGLLGQTKTAREQAAVAASGVDAAAVERLIAERKEARVRKDWAESDRIRGALAALGVTVKDNKDGTTSWTVGQ; encoded by the coding sequence ATGGCCTCGCTGTTGCGCCTCTACAACACGCTCTCCCGGGCCAAGGAGCCGCTCCGGCCGATCGATTCGGGCCGGGTGCGGATGTATGCCTGCGGCCCGACCGTCTACGACGCGGCGCATATCGGCAACGCCCGGCCGCTGATCGTCTTCGACCTGCTGTTTCGCCTGCTGCGCCACGTCTACGGGGCGGAGGCGGTGACCTATGCCCGGAACGTCACGGACGTGGACGACAAGATCAACGCCCGGGCGGCCGAGCGCGGCATCACCATCCGCGAGCTCACCGACGGCACGCTGGCGCAGTTCCACGACGACATCCGCCGCCTCGGCATCCTGCTGCCGGACGACGTCAACGTGGCGGGACAACCTCCGGCGATGATCGAGCCGCGGGCGACCGACCACATCGTCGAGATGACGGCGCTGATCGACCGGCTGGTGGCGGCCGGCCACGCCTACGTCGCCGAGGACCACGTGCTGTTCGACGTGCCCTCGATGCCCGATTACGGCGCGCTGTCGCGCCGCCCCCTCGACGAGATGGAGGCCGGGGCCCGGGTCGACGTCGCACCCTACAAGCGCTCGCCGCTCGACTTCGTGCTGTGGAAGCCCTCGAAGCCCGGTGAGCCCTCCTGGCCCTCGCCGGGCGGGATCGCGGTCCCGGGGCGGCCGGGCTGGCACATCGAGTGCTCGGCCATGGCCTGGAAGCATCTCGGCGAGACCTTCGACATCCATGCCGGCGGCATCGACCTGGTGTTTCCCCATCACGAGAACGAGGTGGCCCAATCCCGCTGCTGCTTTAACACGCCGGTGATGGCCAACATCTGGCTCCACAACGGCTTCCTGCAGGTCGAGGGGGAGAAGATGTCGAAGTCGCTCGGCAACTTCGTCACCCTGCGCGAGGTGCTGGCGGATTGGCCCGGCGAGGTCGTGCGACTCGCCATGCTGCGCACCCATTACCGCCAGCCGATCGACTGGACGCTCCGCGGCCTGGACGAGGCGAGCCGCACCCTCGACCGCTGGTACGACGCCGCCGGCGACGCGAGCCCCGGCCCGGCGCCCGACAGCGTGCTCGAGCCGCTGCTCGACGACCTCAACACCCCGGCGGCTTTGGGCGAGGTGCACCGCCTCGACGATCCGGCGGCGTTGCGGGCCGGCGCCGGCCTGCTCGGGCTGCTGGGCCAGACGAAGACCGCGCGCGAGCAGGCGGCGGTCGCGGCCTCCGGCGTCGATGCCGCGGCCGTGGAACGGCTCATCGCCGAGCGCAAGGAGGCCCGCGTGCGCAAGGACTGGGCCGAGTCCGACCGGATCCGCGGGGCGCTCGCGGCGCTCGGGGTGACGGTGAAGGACAACAAGGACGGGACGACGAGCTGGACGGTGGGGCAGTAG
- a CDS encoding nucleotidyltransferase domain-containing protein yields the protein MRTIEEVLRPPTEAEASAALARFAADARRHYGARLLGLSLFGSRARGDAQPDSDADVAVILADGAWRIIDEARFLADLSYDRLIEDGLDIQAHPVSQSAWNDPALHPNPALVRAMRRDARPIILTP from the coding sequence ATGCGGACGATCGAGGAGGTGCTGCGGCCGCCGACGGAAGCCGAGGCGTCGGCTGCCCTGGCGCGGTTCGCCGCGGATGCGCGTCGGCATTACGGCGCGCGTCTCCTCGGTCTCTCCCTGTTCGGTAGCCGTGCCCGGGGCGATGCCCAGCCCGACAGCGACGCCGACGTGGCGGTGATCCTGGCCGATGGAGCATGGCGGATCATCGACGAGGCACGATTCCTCGCCGACCTCTCCTACGACCGGCTGATCGAGGACGGCCTCGACATCCAGGCCCATCCCGTCTCGCAGAGCGCCTGGAACGATCCGGCGCTCCACCCCAATCCCGCCCTCGTCCGGGCGATGAGGCGCGACGCCCGGCCGATCATCCTCACTCCTTGA
- a CDS encoding DUF1737 domain-containing protein: MPYRLITGKDDAHFCRRISEALALGYKLYGSPACTFNGTDVIVAQAIVWPAAVKE; the protein is encoded by the coding sequence CTGCCCTACCGCCTGATCACCGGCAAGGACGACGCCCATTTCTGCCGCCGGATCTCGGAGGCGCTGGCGCTGGGCTACAAGCTCTACGGCTCGCCCGCCTGCACCTTCAACGGTACGGACGTGATCGTGGCGCAGGCGATCGTCTGGCCAGCGGCCGTCAAGGAGTGA
- a CDS encoding aldose 1-epimerase family protein, protein MSDTVEIRHRDTTARLALTGAEPVSWRVGGTEYLWSGDPAHWNRHAPWLFPVVGASAGGAVTVEGRAYPMAQHGFARDSRFAVVAQAEDSVTLRLTDSVDTRTHYPFAFRLDITATVRDGALAFACEVHNPGSGPLPYGLGFHPAFPWPFAGGERAAGGGYAVRFEHPERPAVPEVGAGGLLVRSERPLPLDGDTLPLDPALFTEALVFLNARSRAMHFTAPSGAAIALEAEDFPHLAVWTRPTAPFLSLECWTGHADWAGFSGELVDRDSQRLLAPGASARHGVTLRFTSA, encoded by the coding sequence ATGAGCGACACCGTCGAGATCCGCCACCGCGACACCACCGCCCGCCTCGCCCTCACCGGGGCCGAGCCGGTATCCTGGCGGGTCGGCGGCACCGAGTACCTGTGGTCGGGCGATCCGGCTCACTGGAACCGGCACGCGCCCTGGCTCTTCCCGGTCGTCGGCGCCTCCGCCGGAGGGGCCGTCACGGTCGAGGGCCGCGCCTACCCGATGGCGCAGCACGGCTTCGCCCGTGACAGCCGTTTCGCCGTGGTGGCGCAGGCCGAGGACAGCGTGACGCTCCGCCTGACCGACAGCGTTGACACCCGGACGCACTATCCCTTCGCCTTCCGGCTCGACATCACCGCCACGGTCCGGGACGGGGCGCTCGCCTTCGCCTGCGAGGTCCACAATCCCGGCTCCGGGCCGCTGCCCTACGGACTCGGCTTCCACCCGGCTTTCCCCTGGCCCTTCGCCGGCGGTGAGCGGGCGGCCGGGGGCGGCTACGCGGTGCGCTTCGAGCACCCGGAGCGTCCCGCGGTGCCGGAGGTCGGTGCCGGCGGCCTGCTGGTGCGCTCCGAGCGGCCCTTGCCCCTCGACGGCGACACCCTGCCCCTCGATCCCGCGCTGTTCACCGAGGCGCTGGTGTTCCTGAACGCCCGCAGCCGGGCGATGCACTTCACCGCACCGTCGGGCGCGGCCATCGCGCTCGAAGCCGAAGACTTTCCCCACCTCGCGGTCTGGACCCGGCCGACGGCGCCGTTCCTGTCCCTCGAATGCTGGACCGGCCACGCCGACTGGGCGGGGTTCTCCGGCGAGCTCGTTGATCGCGATTCGCAGCGCTTGCTGGCGCCGGGCGCCAGCGCCCGCCACGGGGTGACCCTGCGCTTCACCTCAGCCTGA